From a single Longimicrobiaceae bacterium genomic region:
- a CDS encoding transposase: MTGRKRFLLVDTLGLVLVVFVTSAGVQEAHGSVLVFGRIGSRYARLRLVWVDGGYAFDTAKRAAAAAGLHLEIVRKRDGQKGFEPLPRRWVVERTFAWLMHYRRLRCDYETLPESSRAWVWIAMTHLMARRLPRS; the protein is encoded by the coding sequence ATCACCGGGCGCAAGCGCTTCCTGCTCGTAGACACGCTTGGGCTCGTCCTGGTGGTCTTCGTCACCAGCGCTGGCGTGCAGGAAGCCCACGGCTCGGTACTCGTCTTCGGCCGCATCGGGTCACGCTATGCCCGGCTGCGCCTGGTGTGGGTCGATGGAGGGTATGCCTTCGACACCGCGAAGCGTGCTGCTGCGGCAGCCGGGCTGCATCTGGAGATTGTGCGCAAGCGGGACGGACAGAAGGGCTTTGAGCCCTTGCCACGCCGCTGGGTCGTGGAACGTACCTTCGCCTGGCTGATGCACTATCGTCGGCTGCGCTGTGACTACGAGACGCTTCCCGAGAGCAGCCGGGCCTGGGTTTGGATCGCGATGACGCACCTCATGGCTCGTCGGCTCCCCCGCTCCTAA